The Agromyces hippuratus genome has a window encoding:
- the ppgK gene encoding polyphosphate--glucose phosphotransferase yields MATQHAIGIDIGGTGIKGAVVDLGSGQLVSGRRKVATPEGGRPADILTATGELLAGLSDEFGDALPLGVCFPAIVKHGRTLSAANISKEWIGLPAEELFEDAFGREIHFINDADAAGYAESRYGAAVDADGLVILTTLGTGIGSAFLYDGVLVPNTELGHIELDGREAEKNAAYSAMARDSLDWQEWATRLQRFYAHVEFIFSPDLFVVGGGVSKHHEQFLPLLDLKTPIVPAVHRNNAGILGAASLAAY; encoded by the coding sequence ATGGCGACACAGCACGCGATCGGGATCGACATCGGCGGAACGGGCATCAAGGGCGCGGTCGTCGACCTCGGCTCCGGGCAGCTCGTCTCCGGACGGCGCAAGGTCGCGACGCCCGAAGGAGGCCGCCCCGCCGACATCCTGACCGCGACCGGCGAACTGCTCGCCGGCCTCTCCGACGAGTTCGGCGACGCGCTGCCCCTCGGCGTGTGCTTCCCGGCGATCGTCAAGCACGGCCGCACGCTCTCGGCGGCCAACATCTCGAAGGAGTGGATCGGCCTACCCGCCGAGGAGCTCTTCGAAGACGCCTTCGGTCGCGAGATCCACTTCATCAATGATGCGGATGCCGCCGGCTACGCCGAGTCCCGCTACGGCGCCGCGGTCGACGCCGACGGCCTCGTCATCCTGACGACGCTCGGCACCGGCATCGGCTCCGCGTTCCTCTACGACGGCGTGCTCGTGCCGAACACGGAGCTCGGGCACATCGAGCTCGACGGGCGCGAAGCCGAGAAGAACGCCGCGTACTCGGCGATGGCGCGGGATTCGCTCGACTGGCAGGAGTGGGCGACCCGGCTGCAGCGCTTCTACGCGCACGTCGAGTTCATCTTCTCGCCCGACCTCTTCGTCGTCGGCGGCGGCGTGTCGAAGCACCACGAGCAGTTCCTGCCCCTGCTCGATCTGAAGACGCCGATCGTGCCGGCCGTGCACCGCAACAATGCGGGCATCCTCGGTGCGGCGTCGCTCGCGGCGTACTAG
- a CDS encoding Nif3-like dinuclear metal center hexameric protein, producing MTATLADLLTTIERLWPIAGAESWDSPGLVTGDPSAPVRRVLFTVDTVAETVDEAIAEGVDLVIAHHPLLLRGVTSVAEDRYKGSLIARLIRGDCAVVTAHTNADVVAEGTSAVLADRLGLVEARPIRPSLDPSLGLGRVGRLPEPTTVGRLARVVADILPATATGVRVSGGFDDPVETVAVCGGAGDSLLGDPAVRGADAYITADLRHHPASEAREQAKLTGGPALLDVSHWASEWLWLDVAAAQLRAAHPELAVVVSELRTDPWDFQIVQ from the coding sequence GTGACCGCCACCCTCGCCGACCTGCTGACGACGATCGAACGTCTCTGGCCGATCGCGGGCGCGGAGTCGTGGGATTCCCCTGGCCTCGTGACCGGCGACCCGTCAGCCCCGGTGCGGCGCGTGCTCTTCACGGTCGACACCGTCGCCGAGACGGTCGACGAAGCGATCGCCGAGGGCGTCGATCTCGTCATCGCCCACCACCCGCTGCTCCTTCGCGGAGTCACCTCGGTCGCCGAAGACCGTTACAAGGGCTCGCTGATCGCGCGCCTGATCCGCGGCGACTGCGCAGTGGTCACCGCCCATACGAACGCAGATGTCGTCGCCGAAGGCACTTCGGCGGTACTGGCCGATCGGCTCGGACTCGTCGAGGCGCGGCCCATCCGGCCATCGCTCGACCCGTCGCTCGGACTCGGCCGCGTCGGTCGACTGCCCGAACCGACGACCGTCGGCCGCCTCGCCCGGGTGGTCGCCGACATCCTTCCCGCGACCGCGACCGGTGTCCGCGTCTCCGGAGGCTTCGACGACCCCGTCGAGACGGTCGCCGTGTGCGGCGGCGCAGGCGACTCGCTGCTCGGCGACCCGGCGGTTCGCGGAGCCGACGCGTACATCACGGCCGACCTCCGCCACCACCCGGCGTCCGAAGCGCGCGAGCAGGCGAAGCTCACGGGCGGCCCCGCGCTGCTCGACGTCTCGCACTGGGCGAGCGAATGGCTGTGGCTCGACGTCGCGGCCGCGCAGCTGCGCGCCGCCCATCCCGAGCTCGCCGTCGTCGTCTCCGAACTCCGCACCGACCCCTGGGACTTCCAGATCGTGCAGTGA
- a CDS encoding bifunctional [glutamine synthetase] adenylyltransferase/[glutamine synthetase]-adenylyl-L-tyrosine phosphorylase has product MSRQAPTLGRVARAGFVELSGAAAALESLSASTGVAADSLLEVFAQAADPDEALAVVARLHEQAPTELAGVLDHENAAARLVRLVGASRGFADFLLRHPSDLASFAQVPVAPPSVAEARASLLAALDAVTAPPADLPEAAARAIRIRYRRLLADIAVYDLTRADAVDVVDVVAAGLADLAGATLDAALAAARRVIGRAPGEPAAPGRYPAAEVEATRLAVIGMGKAGARELNYVSDVDVIFVAESADEDVVSTARALDIATRLAMLTMRIIGEPGIEPPLWEVDPNLRPEGKDGALVRTLESHLQYYDRWAKSWEFQALLKARPLAGDLELGGRYIEGVAPKVWSSSSREGFVESVQAMRERVTEHIPADEVDVQIKLGPGGIRDIEFTVQLLQLVHGASDDGIHQRGTLPALAALAELGYVGREEAAEFARDYRVLRVLEHRVQLERLRRTHLMPRDEHRLRVLARASGLGRTADELRAVWLATRQRVRGLHERLFYRPLLSAVAALPASGLGLTSVQAEARLAAIGFRDPRGALAHIAALTTGVSRRAQIQRNLMPVLISWFADGTDPDFGLLSFRRLSDTLGTTHWYLRLLRDSSDAALRLTRVLSGSRFAAELLERSPESVAWLEDLDELRPRSIAALEDEGRAVLRRHEEPDVAAKIFRAIRRREVLRLALSGILDVCTVEELGHALSDVTENHIAALVAAIRGGEPDGIEFAVIGMGRFGGRELGIGSDADIIYVYRATDAAADAAHSRALRIVAELVRLSEDARLPFDLDADLRPEGRNGVVARSLDAYRAYYARWSLTWEAQALLRARGVAGNLPLIEEFTDLADTVRYPESISERDVREVKRIKARVENERLPQGADPNRHLKLGRGSLSDVEWFVQLIQLQHAAAVPALRTTSTLDALAAAVEHGLVEASDAETLRAAWVFASRARSALTLWLDRTTDVLPVERSQLEGVARIMGYPPGSATQLEQDYLHVTRRARAVFDRGFYGVEPRREPSIG; this is encoded by the coding sequence ATGTCTCGTCAGGCCCCCACGCTCGGAAGAGTCGCTCGTGCGGGCTTCGTCGAGCTGAGCGGCGCCGCAGCGGCGCTCGAGTCGCTGTCGGCGTCCACCGGTGTCGCCGCGGACTCGCTGCTCGAGGTGTTCGCGCAGGCCGCCGACCCCGACGAGGCGCTCGCGGTCGTCGCGCGACTCCACGAACAGGCGCCGACCGAGCTCGCCGGCGTCCTCGATCATGAGAACGCCGCGGCGCGCCTGGTGCGACTCGTCGGAGCCTCGCGCGGATTCGCCGACTTCCTGCTGCGGCATCCGTCGGACCTCGCATCGTTCGCGCAGGTGCCGGTCGCTCCGCCGAGCGTCGCAGAGGCACGAGCATCGCTGCTCGCCGCGCTCGACGCGGTCACCGCCCCGCCGGCGGACCTCCCCGAAGCGGCGGCGAGGGCGATCCGCATCCGGTACCGACGGCTCCTCGCGGACATCGCGGTGTACGACCTCACCCGCGCCGACGCGGTCGACGTGGTCGACGTCGTGGCAGCCGGCCTCGCCGATCTGGCCGGCGCCACGCTCGATGCAGCGCTTGCGGCCGCTCGTCGCGTGATCGGGCGGGCACCGGGGGAGCCCGCAGCACCGGGACGGTACCCGGCCGCCGAGGTCGAGGCCACGAGGCTCGCCGTCATCGGCATGGGCAAGGCCGGGGCCCGTGAGCTCAACTACGTGAGCGACGTCGACGTCATCTTCGTCGCCGAATCCGCCGACGAAGACGTGGTCTCGACCGCGCGAGCGCTCGACATCGCCACCCGCCTCGCCATGCTGACGATGCGCATCATCGGCGAGCCCGGCATCGAGCCGCCGCTGTGGGAGGTCGACCCGAACCTCCGCCCCGAGGGCAAGGACGGCGCACTCGTGCGCACGCTCGAGTCGCACCTGCAGTACTACGACCGGTGGGCGAAGAGCTGGGAGTTCCAGGCACTCCTCAAGGCCCGCCCGCTCGCCGGCGACCTCGAGCTCGGCGGCCGATACATCGAGGGCGTCGCGCCGAAGGTGTGGTCGAGTTCGAGCCGAGAGGGCTTCGTCGAGTCAGTTCAGGCGATGCGCGAGCGCGTCACCGAGCACATCCCCGCCGACGAGGTCGACGTGCAGATCAAGCTCGGCCCGGGCGGCATCCGCGACATCGAGTTCACGGTGCAGCTGCTGCAGCTCGTGCACGGCGCCTCCGACGACGGCATCCACCAGCGGGGCACGCTGCCCGCCCTCGCGGCACTCGCGGAGCTCGGCTACGTCGGGCGGGAGGAGGCGGCCGAGTTCGCGCGCGACTACCGGGTGCTGCGCGTGCTCGAGCACCGGGTGCAGCTCGAGCGGTTGCGCCGCACGCACCTCATGCCGCGCGACGAGCACCGACTCCGCGTCCTGGCCCGTGCGTCGGGGCTCGGCCGCACGGCTGATGAACTCAGGGCGGTGTGGCTCGCCACGCGCCAACGCGTGCGCGGCCTGCACGAACGACTCTTCTACCGGCCGCTGCTGTCGGCCGTGGCGGCGCTGCCCGCATCCGGTCTCGGGCTCACCAGCGTGCAGGCGGAGGCTCGACTCGCGGCGATCGGGTTCCGCGACCCGCGCGGTGCGCTCGCGCACATCGCGGCGCTCACCACCGGTGTGTCGCGGCGCGCGCAGATCCAGCGCAACCTCATGCCGGTGCTCATCTCCTGGTTCGCCGACGGCACCGACCCCGACTTCGGGCTGCTCTCGTTCCGGCGCCTCAGCGACACCCTCGGCACCACCCACTGGTATCTGCGGCTGCTCCGCGACTCCTCCGACGCGGCGCTGCGGCTCACGCGGGTGCTCTCGGGCTCACGCTTCGCCGCCGAGTTGCTCGAGCGCAGCCCCGAATCGGTGGCCTGGCTCGAAGACCTCGACGAGCTGCGGCCGCGATCGATCGCCGCGCTCGAAGACGAAGGCCGGGCGGTGCTCCGTCGGCACGAGGAACCCGACGTCGCGGCCAAGATCTTCCGCGCCATCCGCCGCCGCGAGGTGCTGCGGCTCGCGCTCTCCGGAATCCTCGACGTCTGCACCGTCGAAGAACTCGGCCACGCCCTCAGCGACGTCACCGAGAACCACATCGCCGCCCTCGTCGCCGCGATCCGCGGCGGCGAGCCCGACGGTATCGAGTTCGCCGTGATCGGCATGGGCCGCTTCGGCGGCCGCGAGCTCGGCATCGGTTCCGACGCCGACATCATCTACGTCTACCGGGCGACGGATGCCGCGGCCGACGCCGCACATTCGCGGGCGCTGCGCATCGTCGCCGAACTCGTGCGTCTCAGCGAAGACGCGCGGCTGCCCTTCGACCTCGACGCCGACCTCCGCCCCGAGGGACGCAACGGCGTCGTCGCCCGCTCGCTCGACGCCTACCGTGCGTACTACGCGAGGTGGTCGCTGACGTGGGAGGCGCAGGCGCTGCTGCGAGCCCGCGGGGTGGCGGGCAACCTGCCGCTCATCGAGGAGTTCACCGACCTCGCTGACACCGTGCGCTATCCCGAGTCGATCAGCGAACGCGACGTGCGAGAGGTCAAGCGCATCAAGGCTCGCGTCGAGAACGAACGACTGCCGCAGGGAGCCGATCCGAACCGGCACCTGAAGCTCGGGCGCGGATCGCTCTCCGATGTCGAATGGTTCGTGCAGCTCATCCAACTGCAGCACGCCGCCGCCGTTCCCGCGCTGCGCACGACGTCGACGCTCGACGCCCTCGCCGCAGCGGTCGAGCACGGGCTCGTCGAGGCATCCGATGCCGAAACGCTGCGCGCCGCGTGGGTGTTCGCCTCGCGCGCCCGTTCGGCGCTCACCCTCTGGCTCGACCGCACCACCGACGTGCTGCCCGTCGAGCGATCGCAGCTCGAGGGCGTCGCCCGCATCATGGGCTACCCGCCTGGATCGGCGACACAGCTCGAACAGGACTATCTGCATGTCACCCGGCGCGCCCGCGCCGTCTTCGATCGCGGCTTCTACGGGGTCGAGCCCCGGCGTGAGCCGTCCATCGGCTGA
- a CDS encoding NAD(P)/FAD-dependent oxidoreductase: protein MTESPGFVIVGGGLAGATAAKTLRDEGFSGEIHLIAAEPHHPYIRPPLSKDYLAGAAERDSVFVESPEWYRRHDIDLQLGTSATALDPRAQRVSLDSGASIEYDALLLATGSTARRLSIPGADLQGVRTLRTLDDSEALHDELAGGGRRLVLIGSGWIGMEVAATARTLGNEVTILERDPVPLANALGDELGGMFAELHVEHGVELRTSVVVTEITGEQGRATGVRLDTGERFAADLVLVGVGAVPNLDLARNAGAAIGSGVLTDAALRTDLPNVYAAGDIAEAYHPLAEMRLRSEHWANALHGGAAVARSMLGLSVTYDDIPYFYTDQYDLGMEYSGFGPLTRGAEIVYRGDPAAREFISFWLSGGRVVAGMNVNVWDVNEAVQGVIRRGDPVDPARLADERIPLEEL, encoded by the coding sequence GTGACCGAGTCGCCGGGTTTCGTCATCGTCGGCGGGGGACTCGCCGGCGCCACCGCGGCGAAGACGCTCCGCGACGAGGGGTTCAGCGGCGAGATCCACCTGATCGCGGCCGAGCCGCATCATCCGTACATCCGGCCGCCGCTGTCGAAGGATTACCTCGCGGGCGCCGCAGAGCGCGACTCGGTGTTCGTCGAGTCGCCCGAGTGGTATCGCCGACATGACATCGACCTGCAGCTCGGCACCTCGGCGACGGCGCTCGACCCCCGCGCACAACGTGTGTCGCTCGACTCGGGTGCGTCGATCGAATACGACGCACTGCTGCTCGCGACCGGGTCGACCGCCCGTCGCCTGTCGATCCCCGGCGCCGATCTGCAGGGCGTGCGTACGCTTCGCACCCTCGATGACTCCGAAGCGCTGCACGACGAGCTCGCGGGTGGCGGCCGAAGACTCGTGCTGATCGGCTCGGGCTGGATCGGCATGGAGGTCGCCGCGACGGCGCGCACCCTCGGCAACGAGGTGACGATCCTCGAGCGCGACCCGGTGCCGCTCGCGAACGCGCTGGGCGACGAGCTCGGCGGCATGTTCGCCGAGCTGCACGTCGAGCATGGTGTCGAGCTGCGAACCTCCGTCGTCGTCACCGAGATCACGGGGGAGCAGGGTCGTGCCACCGGTGTTCGGCTCGACACCGGCGAGCGCTTCGCCGCCGACCTCGTGCTGGTCGGCGTCGGCGCGGTTCCGAACCTCGATCTGGCGCGCAACGCCGGCGCCGCGATCGGCTCGGGCGTGCTGACCGACGCGGCGCTCCGCACCGATCTGCCGAACGTGTACGCGGCGGGCGACATCGCCGAGGCGTACCATCCGCTCGCAGAGATGAGGCTGCGGAGCGAGCACTGGGCCAATGCGCTGCACGGTGGTGCCGCCGTCGCCCGCTCCATGCTCGGGCTCTCGGTCACCTACGACGACATCCCGTACTTCTACACCGACCAGTACGACCTGGGCATGGAGTACTCGGGCTTCGGCCCGCTGACCCGCGGCGCCGAGATCGTGTACCGCGGCGACCCTGCTGCCCGGGAGTTCATCTCGTTCTGGCTCTCCGGTGGCCGAGTGGTCGCGGGAATGAACGTCAACGTGTGGGACGTGAACGAGGCGGTGCAGGGCGTCATCCGGCGCGGCGACCCGGTCGACCCGGCGCGCCTCGCCGACGAGCGGATTCCATTGGAGGAGCTGTGA
- a CDS encoding glutamine synthetase family protein, giving the protein MDKQRDFVLRTIEERGVKFVRLWFTDVVGTLKSVAIAPAEVEGAFTEGIGFDGSAIEGLSRTFESDLLAYPDPTTFQTLPWRGDIDPTARMFCDITTPDGEPAVSDPRNVLKRTLARAADRGFTFYTHPEIEFYLLKSSKYGASGPEPVDSAGYFDNVPGGTAHDFRRRSVRMLEDLGISVEFSHHEAGPGQNEIDLRYADALTTADNIMTFRTVIKEVAIEQGVYATFMPKPFSGQPGSGMHTHMSLFEGDANAFYEAGAQYQLSKVGRQFIAGLLTHAPEITAVTNQFVNSYKRLWGGVGPDKLAEAPSFVCWGHNNRSALVRVPLYKPGKGQSARVEYRAIDSAANPYLAFSLLLAAGMKGIEEGYELPPEAEDDVWALTDRERRALGYDPLPASLDHAVQLMEESELVAETLGEQVFNYVLANKRAEWRDYRSEVTPFELKRNLEIL; this is encoded by the coding sequence ATGGATAAGCAGCGCGACTTCGTTCTTCGCACGATCGAGGAGCGAGGGGTCAAGTTCGTCAGGCTCTGGTTCACCGACGTGGTCGGAACCCTGAAGTCGGTGGCGATCGCACCCGCCGAGGTCGAGGGTGCGTTCACCGAGGGCATCGGCTTCGACGGCTCGGCGATCGAGGGCCTCAGCCGCACGTTCGAGTCCGACCTGCTCGCGTACCCCGATCCGACGACGTTCCAGACGTTGCCGTGGCGCGGAGACATCGACCCCACCGCGCGCATGTTCTGCGACATCACGACGCCCGACGGCGAGCCCGCCGTCTCCGATCCGCGCAACGTGCTGAAGCGCACCCTCGCGCGTGCGGCCGATCGCGGCTTCACCTTCTACACGCACCCCGAGATCGAGTTCTACCTGCTCAAGTCGTCGAAGTACGGCGCCTCGGGCCCCGAGCCCGTCGACTCCGCCGGCTACTTCGACAACGTTCCGGGCGGCACCGCCCACGACTTCCGTCGTCGTTCGGTGCGCATGCTCGAAGACCTCGGCATCTCGGTCGAGTTCAGCCACCACGAGGCGGGTCCCGGCCAGAACGAGATCGACCTGCGGTACGCCGACGCGCTGACCACCGCCGACAACATCATGACGTTCCGCACCGTGATCAAAGAGGTCGCGATCGAGCAGGGCGTCTACGCGACGTTCATGCCGAAGCCGTTCTCCGGTCAACCCGGCAGCGGCATGCACACCCATATGTCGCTCTTCGAGGGCGATGCCAACGCCTTCTACGAGGCCGGTGCGCAGTACCAGCTCTCCAAGGTCGGCCGGCAGTTCATCGCCGGGCTGCTGACCCACGCTCCCGAGATCACGGCCGTCACCAACCAGTTCGTGAACTCGTACAAGCGCCTGTGGGGCGGCGTCGGGCCCGACAAGCTCGCCGAGGCGCCCAGCTTCGTCTGCTGGGGGCACAACAATCGTTCGGCGCTCGTGCGGGTGCCGTTGTACAAGCCCGGCAAGGGGCAGAGCGCCCGCGTCGAGTACCGTGCGATCGACTCCGCGGCGAACCCCTATCTCGCGTTCTCGCTGCTCCTCGCTGCGGGCATGAAGGGCATCGAAGAGGGCTACGAGCTCCCGCCCGAGGCCGAAGACGACGTGTGGGCGCTGACCGATCGTGAGCGACGGGCGCTCGGCTACGACCCACTGCCCGCGAGCCTCGACCACGCGGTCCAGCTCATGGAGGAGTCGGAGCTCGTCGCCGAGACGCTCGGCGAGCAGGTCTTCAACTACGTGCTGGCGAACAAGCGGGCCGAGTGGCGCGACTACCGCTCGGAGGTCACTCCGTTCGAGCTGAAGCGCAACCTCGAGATCCTCTGA
- the panB gene encoding 3-methyl-2-oxobutanoate hydroxymethyltransferase codes for MSGEPQNAASDTSAGTEQNPYGGAAATGGPKRVRTRHFQNAKRDGIKITGLTSYDQLTARIFDEAGIDFLLVGDSAGNNVFGYETTLPVTVDELIPLTRAVAGAVKRAFVVADMPFGSYENGPEDALHTAVRFMKETGAHAVKLEGGERSHKQIRRIVGAGIPVMAHIGYTPQSEHGLGGHVIQGRGEGVKRLLADAKAVQEAGAFAVVLEMVPADAARQVTELLDIPTISVGAGPHTDGQLLVWTDWAGLTIGRVPKFVKQYADLSGILSTAAKEWRTDVEAGVYPNSEHSYE; via the coding sequence ATGTCAGGCGAGCCCCAGAACGCAGCATCCGACACGTCGGCCGGCACCGAGCAGAACCCCTACGGCGGTGCCGCCGCGACCGGAGGGCCGAAGCGCGTGCGCACCCGGCACTTCCAGAATGCGAAGCGCGACGGCATCAAGATCACGGGGCTCACGAGCTACGACCAGCTCACCGCTCGCATCTTCGACGAGGCCGGCATCGACTTCCTGCTCGTCGGCGACTCGGCCGGCAACAACGTCTTCGGCTACGAGACCACGCTGCCCGTCACCGTCGACGAGCTGATCCCCCTCACGCGCGCGGTCGCCGGCGCGGTCAAGCGCGCCTTCGTCGTGGCCGACATGCCGTTCGGCTCGTACGAGAACGGGCCCGAAGACGCGCTGCACACCGCGGTGCGGTTCATGAAGGAGACCGGCGCGCACGCCGTGAAGCTCGAGGGCGGTGAGCGCAGCCACAAGCAGATCCGCCGCATCGTGGGTGCCGGCATCCCGGTCATGGCGCACATCGGCTACACGCCGCAGAGCGAGCACGGCCTCGGCGGCCACGTCATCCAGGGACGCGGCGAGGGCGTCAAGCGGCTGCTGGCCGACGCCAAGGCCGTGCAGGAGGCGGGCGCGTTCGCCGTCGTGCTCGAGATGGTGCCGGCGGATGCCGCGCGGCAGGTCACCGAACTCCTCGACATCCCGACCATCAGCGTCGGCGCGGGCCCCCACACCGACGGCCAACTGCTCGTCTGGACCGACTGGGCGGGCCTCACGATCGGTCGCGTGCCGAAGTTCGTGAAGCAGTACGCCGACCTGTCGGGCATCCTGAGTACAGCCGCGAAGGAATGGCGCACCGACGTCGAAGCCGGCGTGTACCCGAACTCCGAGCACTCGTACGAGTAG
- a CDS encoding zinc ribbon domain-containing protein produces the protein MKASPAEQEQLLRLQSLDTRLAQLAHKLGSLPQAGRLAEFAARDQAVRGTRAEALGTLEDARVELKRLESDVAVVEARIARDSERLQHTSSVKDVSALEAELVSLRRRLNDLEEQELVVMERVEEADVALSSIDLQRDAIVTEVAALEAERDEAAGGLGVEREQTERDRAVVAEGVAEPLLAFYEQRRVRGGGVGAALLRARTCGGCGITLTGSDLESVRRAVPDEVVLCPECDRILVRTDESGL, from the coding sequence GTGAAGGCCAGCCCCGCCGAACAAGAACAGCTGTTGCGGCTCCAGTCGCTCGACACCCGCCTCGCGCAGCTCGCGCACAAGCTCGGCTCGCTGCCGCAGGCCGGCCGGCTCGCCGAGTTCGCCGCCCGTGACCAGGCGGTGCGCGGCACCCGTGCCGAGGCACTCGGCACCCTCGAAGACGCGCGAGTCGAGCTCAAGCGCCTCGAGTCCGATGTCGCCGTCGTCGAAGCGCGCATCGCGCGCGACAGCGAGCGCCTGCAGCACACCTCGTCGGTGAAGGACGTCTCGGCGCTCGAGGCCGAGCTGGTCTCGCTCCGGCGTCGGCTGAACGATCTCGAGGAGCAGGAGCTCGTCGTCATGGAGCGCGTCGAGGAGGCCGACGTGGCCCTCTCGAGCATCGACCTGCAGCGCGACGCGATCGTCACCGAGGTCGCCGCCCTCGAGGCCGAGCGCGACGAGGCCGCGGGCGGACTCGGGGTCGAGCGCGAGCAGACCGAACGCGATCGTGCGGTCGTCGCCGAGGGCGTGGCCGAGCCGCTGCTCGCATTCTACGAGCAGCGCCGCGTGCGCGGCGGGGGAGTCGGCGCGGCCCTCCTGCGCGCCCGCACGTGCGGCGGCTGCGGCATCACGCTCACGGGTTCCGACCTCGAGTCGGTGCGCCGTGCGGTGCCCGACGAGGTCGTGCTGTGCCCCGAGTGCGACCGCATCCTGGTGCGCACCGACGAGTCGGGCCTCTGA
- the map gene encoding type I methionyl aminopeptidase — protein MPKDVSGHLIPGRLSPLRAVPESIPRPEYVGRRAPAPYSGGDRYTPEEVELVRAAGRVAAGAIEAASAAIRPGVTTDELDRIAHEYVVAHGAYPSTLGYRGFPKSSCTSVNEVICHGIPDDTVLADGDLVNIDVTAYLDGYHGDLNHTYLVGAASEAASQLVERTREALHRGIRAVAPGRQVNVIGRAIEAYAKRFGYGVVRDYTGHGVGRAFHSGLIIPHYDAPAFDTVMEPGMIFTIEPMLTLGGIEWDVWADDWTVVTRDRSLTAQFEHTLVVTERGADILTLP, from the coding sequence ATGCCCAAGGACGTCTCAGGCCACCTGATCCCCGGCCGCCTGTCGCCGCTTCGCGCGGTGCCCGAATCGATCCCGCGACCCGAGTACGTCGGCAGGCGCGCGCCGGCGCCGTACTCCGGCGGCGATCGGTACACGCCCGAAGAGGTCGAGCTCGTCCGTGCGGCCGGGCGTGTCGCTGCGGGTGCGATCGAGGCGGCGTCCGCCGCGATCCGTCCCGGCGTCACGACCGACGAACTCGACCGCATCGCACACGAGTATGTCGTCGCGCACGGCGCGTACCCGTCGACGCTCGGCTACCGGGGCTTCCCGAAGTCGTCGTGCACCTCGGTCAACGAGGTCATCTGCCACGGCATCCCCGACGACACCGTGCTCGCCGACGGCGACCTCGTGAACATCGACGTCACCGCCTATCTCGACGGCTATCACGGAGACCTCAACCACACCTACCTGGTCGGAGCGGCGAGCGAAGCGGCCTCCCAGCTCGTGGAGCGCACCCGTGAGGCGCTGCACCGCGGCATCCGCGCCGTCGCACCCGGCCGCCAGGTCAACGTGATCGGCCGGGCGATCGAGGCGTACGCGAAGCGGTTCGGCTACGGCGTCGTGCGCGACTACACGGGCCACGGGGTCGGTCGCGCGTTCCACTCGGGGCTGATCATCCCCCACTACGACGCCCCTGCGTTCGACACCGTCATGGAGCCGGGCATGATCTTCACGATCGAGCCGATGCTCACGCTCGGCGGCATCGAATGGGATGTCTGGGCGGACGACTGGACCGTCGTGACACGTGATCGTTCGCTCACCGCCCAGTTCGAGCACACCCTGGTGGTCACCGAGCGAGGCGCCGACATCCTGACCCTTCCCTGA
- a CDS encoding SPOR domain-containing protein, with amino-acid sequence MAEDVEHMFWYNLNTGEVEQGFVSPSVDRVGPFETRAEAERALEILRANSAKWAEEEAAED; translated from the coding sequence ATGGCCGAGGATGTCGAGCACATGTTCTGGTACAACCTGAACACCGGTGAGGTGGAGCAGGGATTCGTGTCGCCGTCGGTCGATCGGGTGGGGCCCTTCGAGACCCGCGCCGAGGCCGAACGGGCCCTCGAGATCCTGCGCGCGAACAGCGCGAAATGGGCTGAAGAAGAGGCCGCCGAGGACTGA